Part of the Rhipicephalus sanguineus isolate Rsan-2018 chromosome 5, BIME_Rsan_1.4, whole genome shotgun sequence genome is shown below.
TTCTGAAGAAAGTTACATAGCCTTGAGCACATGGGGGCATACATATTCCTCGTGGTTTCCAATAGAGAGATACCTTCCTCCGCTTTACGACTCTCTATTATCCATGAATGACTTTGGTGTCCGGCGGCGTTTTTCTCTTTATACGCAGTTTATCAGAGTGTATCCCATTATTGCTCAACAAATAATTTGTATTGCTTTACCGTCCGCGCGTAAAGGTGATTACACTTAGAATGCGCGTAATTAGGCTGTGCTTCCAAAATTACAAGGAACTGTAGTCAATTATAATTTCATCGAAATCAGTTGCTTGCACTTACATAAGAAAATTTCGTAAGAAATGTGCGTCACAGTTAAGACTTCAACGCAAATAGGACACGCACTATATAACGAGTAGGCTCGTACACTCGCTCCGTGCCTGCTTGTGCGTATTTCGTTATTGGCTTAGCTGTTTGAGGCCGAGGTAAATCCCTGGGATCCGTAGTCCGtactttctagcccagctgcgagagcgaagcctgacgagagggagagcatgGATAAGGCTAAATGGGCGAGAGGGATGGCTAGTGTAGCGAGTTCAGTATAGCAGAAAAAGGGTAGCGacgtggagaggaggagagcagaGGCGAAACTATGGCGGGAGCGCAGCAGGTGGTATGAAGAGAAGGAGAGAGTaggagcgcgagtttctgtgcCGGTGAAAGGAGTCGACCAATGGCAGCGCTCGCTCGAGCACACGTGGTGCTTGTGACAGACAAGGAAGGAGTGTCGTCGAAAGCGGAGGGAAGGCGCGCTGATGACACCAGCTGCGCTGTTTAATCAACTTTCGCGACGTTAAGTAAGTTGAAGCTGcgcataattttttttcctttttagtctTAATCACGCTGAACCGGCTAGCCCAATCGTCAACCATGGTTAGTGCGTCAGAAAATTGGCTGTATGCTTTCTAATGTTAGCAGGGCATGCGCAGGCCAGCTTAACACGAAGAAAATGTACTCATTGATTTCAGTGTATTGGAGCTGTTTTGATACCATTGTGcagtgaatgtttttttttgttactggaACAGCTATAATTTGCTCTTTTTTAGGATTACGAAGTAGACCTGTATCTGCGACAGCGATGGCACGATGACCGCTTTGAGATGAGCGGCATCAGTGGCCCTCTCGACCTGAACGATCCCAAACTAGTGCAACGGATCTGGAAGCCGGAGGTATTTTTTGCCAACGCCAAGCACGCCGAGTTCCAGTACGTGACAGTGCCCAATGTACTGGTTCGCATCAGCCCTTCGGGTGACATCCTCTACATGCTCAGGTGAGAACCTGAAATTTAATAAATTTTGCACTTACTAATTGGCACCCGAAAACCCTTATCAAGAATAGAATAAACTTAGCACTCTCTATGGTCTATTATATGAAAGAAAGGGAGCAAGTGATACAAATGTCATTCATCGTTTCACAATCATTTAAGGATTGTCAGAGAGGTAGGAAAGATTGTACTTAAAGGAACGTGCGCATTAGCTTTAACAAATACACGTTATTAAAGAGCCAGTGTTTTCACTTAGGTATGCTGAAGTGCTAAGCGTCATGTGACATCCTTAGGGAATAGGCAGCGTTTATAAAATCAGTAGTATAATTACTATATATGTCACGAGAGCATGCCGCGATTCTTGATGCTTCGAGGGTGTTTACTATATTAGGAATATACAGTTACTTCTTATACCTCGCGGTTTATCTTTTATATTGACTACTTCACTAAAATCATAAAAACGTAGGTATATTGGTAGGCGGAGGGGTATAATTATCACTAAAGTAATATGAGCGCTTCAGTTTTAGCATTTGTATGATATTCTCAGAACACAATGGCAAGTAGAAATGCAACCCTTCTCCAAAAATTATGAATTATTCAATGGAAAGGTAGACTTTTACAGTAGATTCAGAAGAGCCTCAGTctaaaagaaaatagaaagaaaattaAAATGTCTACTTAAATATGACAATGTTCATAAAAATGGAGATCGGCAATGCTCTTTAATGGAGAATGAGGTTCACCTGATAGACTTGGTAGTCAGCTGCATCGAGCATATTTGTCAGAGAAAGCATAATAATACTTGCAATTGTAGCGTAGTGACCCCAAAACTTACACATGGTAAGAACAGTAGAATGTTTGTGAAAGGTAATAAAAAAGACAAAAGGAAAAGACAGAGGGCAGCGCAATAAAGGAAAGCAAATAGCGAAAATGGTTTCTTTCACTCCTGTTGcagcattatgaaaaaaaaaaagataccccgctCGCCCTTATCccctcccctcctttttttttgtaaagtgcGGTAACTCTAGAGCATTTGTCAATGTGCAATTCTTCGCGAAGTTCAGCTCAGACGCGTATTATGGCTAGACATTTCTCGTAAAAACTTGGGCGTGTCTCTTCACGCCTAACAAAGCGGTCTATTTCATCTCGATAATCTAGGCACATCTGAAGTTGGCACATCCGCCCAAGCGACGGCACAGGGTGACGAACGACAGCGCCGGATTTCAATTAAGTTCATGTCAGCCGCATCTGACCTTCTTCCAATATCCAAGTCACAGTAAACGTCCATCTCATTTACCTAGAGGGTGGAAATTTCAACTGAGATTCATTGGAAACACTGCTCATAAATCATCTCTTCTGTTGTTAATCTGGCACAGCTCTGACGCGCCAAATATGCTTAAGTTTAGTATCAGTCTGGTAAGAACCATTTGTCGATTATTATAACTAATCAAAAAGCGTAAAGTATGTGTCATTTGAGTGTCtgcctaccaaaaaaaaaaaggagaagaagaagcgAAGACCTACAATCTTACGTCTTTATGTCAAACATATAATCTGATTTAGTGACCAGAATGCGCTGGCCTTGTTTAGCATGCAAATCTGCACCAGCGATTTAAGCGGTCACCTGTAAGAAGTCACGTGATTGGGTGGTTTTTGTATAACATATTTGGTTTTCATTTTGATGCAGGTTGAAATTGACGTTTTCTTGCATGATGGACCTTTATCGGTACCCTCTCGATTCGCAAGTCTGCACCATTGAACTCGCTTCATGTAAGTTATTATTCAACAAATAATTATTAATAATTATTTGCAATACACCGAGTAACACGCGAGGTCATTACAGGAAGAACAGATATTGAAGTTCAGCATAAATAATGTCATAAATAATGCTTGGAAAAAGTAAATTGCTATGTATCGAATTCTACCGGAAACATCCTTGCAGTTACACCTTGCTTTGCGATTTTTACAAATATTAGAAGGCTGAGCAGATCGGTTGTAGAAGGTGCAATAGCTTTCCCTTTTCAAACGACTTTCATGAAGAAGTGTCTCGGTCAAGTTGAAGAGTTTATGACTATATTGCACCTTCCACGGAGGACTAGcagttattgtgctcgactgctgaccggaaggtcgtgggatcgaatcctggtcacggtggccgcatttcgatagcgacaaaatgcttcaggcccgtgtgcttagatctaggtgcacgttgaagaaccaccAAGAGTAGCCGCCGCTATACAAAAGtgccaacatctcctaaacaccacataaaataattaaaaaaaaattcggcagatcccacgtaccctgggaatCGACGTagtgcgaagcatgcgcgtgatggtgactgtggcgtaatttttcacattgagcgaaacgttacggaatgacgctagagaaatgtggaattggTATACCCACACTCCTCTGTTGAAGAGCATATGTATTCTATAACAATaccaattgtttacagttgcgtaacgatgccaacatgggtgttaccaacaccagacgcggtaagctggttATAGTGCTTatgcttcaatactggatagcgcgaatccgaacaggccaaagaaggaacagagatgcacaggacagccttTAGCTCGCAAgtgagcttcattcaggaaagtttccctaggtaTGCACACAGCCTAGTGGCACGTGCAgcagcactgcacgtacgttacagtcagagttacaattgttatgcttatacttgtccgttataacggagaacgcacgcacgtttcacgaatccgtgtgtaGGTGTAGAAtggtttcttgacagttcttcaacagggtcatcaccaccgtgatcagtgatcACCAgcggctggaccggacttgttaatcggatccgttcgtgatcccgGCTAttaggagtctaagtgtagtgaagtgcgaggtatagtgcaactggtggaaatcctggacgcctcttacgatgaaatgatgtatgatgcctcctgtcgtggacgtagCAGCGAGGCCTTTTGACGCCCTGTCCACACCCAAGCCGTCTTTttcgcagtataaggaccaatcgTTGTTGCGTAtgaataaatcaatgttgaagtcaccggtaatgattagaggcctggttctctcagcagatttattgtaggaagcattgaccccggtttttcgttatccacgttgcggacctcgtggacgagtggatggtagttgagtatcttccaggggtgttctgtcttcaagttcctcactttccttgcgtccgccgcggtggtgtagcggttacggtgctcggctgctgacccgaacgccgcgggttcgatcccggccgcggcggtcgtatttcgatgcaggcaaaatgctagatgcccgtgtactgtgcgatctgggtacacgttgaagaatacccaatagtcaaaatttccggagcccttcgctacggcgtctgtcataatcatatcgtgatgatgatgaaatgaactttatttggtcctggagaaccccgatcagacaacccccgaaggggggtccgccgcagttgctggccgcgcccacgccggtactggaagaccgtggccctccgcccgttcgcaggcctcctggactgccgacagctggactgagagctcgttgcttttaagagccctctcccagtcctcttctgtgctgaactttgcgctaagtaacgccgggcactgccagagcatatgagcgagtgtgcaattatccgtggttttgagacaaaaccccaagaattattattattatcactttcctcgcgtgtcaatgtgtatgttcgcgtttAATGTGTTGATttagactgtatcacctgtggcacatacccgcataacatgaactcgggtatgcgggtatgtgccccacgtgactgagggaaagggtttcatgacgtacgcgacaggtattttgcgttattcatctcatgaccagttaatcgtcttcgtcatacactgatcccctgctatgccaattttcgtatattacaaattatggagacgaccaagagagcgcccagacgtaggcggctagatagatagatagatagatagatagatagatagatagatagatagatagatagatagatagatagatagatagatagatagatagatagatagatagatagatagatacgtagatagaaacggccaaagtgcctgaggttcgctaagaaatgcttcgcatttaaaaaaaccaggtggtcgaagttaccggagctctccactacggcgtctctaatacgatatcgtggttttgggaggtcaaactgaagcaataataataataataataataataataataataataataataataataataataataataataataataataattattattattattattattattatattgcatGTGAAAGACCACTTTGCACAATGAATCTATTTGAAAGATTATTGCTATGACTTCTGGTTTGATCCGAAGCGTTTTTGTTTGATCGCTCAGCAGAATGTATGGTTTGTCGATACTCGTCTTATATCTGCTTTTGCAGTCTCAAAGACGACAGACGAGCTACAACTGCACTGGTCCAAGGCAGCTCCCGTCATCCTCTACGAAAACATGAAGCTGCCACAATTTGAAATTCAAAACGTGAACACGTCCCTGTGCAACGAGACATTCCACATTGGTACGTGGGCAATTGTCTGACAATTAGTTTGCACGTTTCTTGCTGAGTAGTTCCTGATGCTACGGGCCTTTACTGCAAGTGCAGGAGCTCAGTTCGGgacatttcattcatttttttttattgccgtgACATCTTAAAACACGTGTAACGTGTGTAAAGGATGATTTGCGAGCAACAAATTTTAATATTCTCTTACAGGGAATTTAGTAGCACATACAAAACAAAATGCAATTTTTTATTTCAATCTAGAAACGTGGGTTAGTATTAATATTCTATCTTAGTATCTTAGTATTAATAACTATCTTAGTATTAATATTTCATTGATCGactaataggtaaaaatgaaggGGGAACAGGAGAGAGACAAGAACCAGGGATGTTAATGAGTCTAGAGTACCTGGTATGCTACCCAACACAGGAGAAAGGCACAAGCATTGAAAAGACAGTTCACAAAATGTAAGATAGTCACCACTGACACAAGAATCCACACAGTGCCCACGTAAACCTTCTTATATGAatacatattttttatttttattcttatttataaatactgcgatCTTTCATTTGAAAGATCATGGCAGGGTGGGAACAATGTTCGAAAGTATGTACATACATTCATTGTTGTATAAAAACAAGACGTCCATGAGGGGAAACACAGTTGAACTATGAACAACAATACCATTTATAAGCAGTTGGCCAGATTACTTTCCGCTGGAAATTGAAAAGATTACTAGTACACGCCTATTTTCATCGGTCCATGAAAATGGTCCAAGCACTTATTGTGACAAGACGGTTAGAGATAAGGATTTTTACAAGACATCTATTCATATTGAGGGGTCTTTAGGACGATACAAATTTTAAGGAATGTAATAGCAGGTTTGCTGTCTTCAAATACAAATCATTAGCATATTTATCGCATTAACGTTGTGTGCGCTCACTGAAATAGTTGTTATAAAGTATGAGATCAAAGTGAAgaaaatgcttttttcttttgtttcctttttattgTGGACATGTTTGTGGAAGAATGAAAGGCTTGTTGGGCAACTTCCGAGGCATAATATGTTTATTTCTGGTATTCAAGACGAGTATTAGACGTTACTCTTAATAGGGCACGATGTCAATGTAGGTAATTGGTGAAGTTAGTGGTTCCTACTGATAACGAGCGTAAGTTTTAActcgaaagcgttttatgccatggtccaccaagacttcactgacgtacttccgtcacggaaatacgtgagTGAAATAAATCGAACTCACTACCTCTCAGCCCGCGACGATAGGTGCCAGGCagtctacccactgcgctaccgacactCATGAATGAGGCTACACAatcgcgccttatatctctcacgcctctctttcacagtgaccttggtcggggggggggggggggagggtcgacGTGTTGAATCGGTGTGAAGTGAATTAATACTGCtgtatcatgacactaacgagcgcctaCAGTGACGCTTCAGTAGCTTAAGCTTTAGGTGCAGCGAGAAAGACGCTAGCATGacgcggaacgccttcccgcgtttgCAGCTCAaactacgaactctgcctctcgcgttcatgaagcgctgtgtggtatatgcaggAACACAGGCTTAGGTTACCCTATAACTTGGGAGCGTACACCTTgacgtttctctcctcaaatgacgacgctttgaatgggtTCATGTCGAGTGCCattgttatgtgcttgttgatgccatctttgcgaggGATGCAGcctatgctgtgtccaggtgtatgttaactacttgaGCTACGactagggttaaatcatgatctttgtcgttagtcgtcgagatggagatgtggcactaggcgtgaacgtgggtgcatccaggtcaaacgttgctatagctgccaaacaccaattgacattgtgcaagctctcatacatcagtgtacaataaacaatcaccTATACATCTGTAAAGACGTggttgactttcgtgttatagcgattatTATGACGGAGTGACAAACCACGTTTTTTTAACAGGCTTCTGTGCCGCGGTTGTCTGCAACTGGAAGCGACATAACGCAAGCTTGAGAATGACTGCGTCTGTACCCGAGGCCTAAGCGGAGCAGAAAGTTTCTTCACAAATATATGTTTATTTTCGAAATTGCATTAAGTGAAGTCGGGTTTTACCAAGTAATGCAGTGCACATAAATGTGCTGAATTAAGTAGACATTGCATACCGTCATCTGTAGAATGGTGTACTGTCAATCATTGTAATGGTGTAGAATTTAACACTAAATTTTCGGTTAGAGAATGGTGGAAATGTTCGCGTGATATACTCGTGAAATCGCAGTTGACACGCTGTATCTAATCTGCTCATTAGCAGCACCGGTACAAGTGGTTCGCTCACAGCTTGCCCTATCAACATGCAGGAGAGTACAGCTGTCTGAAAGCCGAGTTCAACCTGCAGCGGTCAATTGGCTACCATCTTGTCCAGTCGTACCTGCCCACCATATTGATCGTGGTCATCTCGTGGGTCTCTTTCTGGCTCGACGTGGAAGCGATTCCGGCACGAATCACACTGGGCGTCACCACGCTGCTAACAATCTCATCTAAGGGCGCCGGCATACAGGGAAACCTGCCTCCCGTTTCGTACGTCAAGGCTATCGACGTCTGGATGGGGGCCTGCACCATGTTCGTGTTTGCCGCGTTGCTCGAGTTCACTTTCGTCAACTACTTGTGGAGGAAGCGGCCCGCGAATGCCAAGCAACCGCCTCCGGTGGTGACAGCTGTGCCGGAGAGCAAGGTCGCTGTTGTGAGTATTGTAAAGCATTGCGTCGACTGAAAATTTGACAGCCATATCACGCAACTCGGACAAGGAAAAGCtaatgagaaagaaagatagattcCACGAAAAGTGGTTGGTGCATTCATTGAGTTTTACCAACATGAGAAAACGGCAGTGCCTAACAAAATGTACAAATGACATTACGGTTTTCCATGGAATGTGGTCTTGACTTGCGAAGCTTGAAGCGGATGAAAAAGAAAGCAGCGCGAAGAGGTTGGAAAGGTGGGGGGGGAGAACGTTTTTTACGTATCAAAATTTTGGAGGTCACAGCGGGATTATTATTATGCCATCATCCTGAAGGGTGGGAAATTATACCAAGCTAAACCGCGACGCCATGCAGAAAGCTCATGCCAAAGTAAGTGGGAAAGTATTGAGTAATTTTCTCGAATTCACTCGCTTGAAGAAATTCATCACATTACTTATTAGAGTAAAAAGTAATTTAAATGCTTTGACTTTAACTCAATTACTCCCATGTCTAACCTGCATCGCACCCGTCTTCACATTTTTCAATCTATAGTTCGCACCTGCTTTGCACGGGCTATGTACTGTTATTTGTAGATAGAGGACTTCTTTCAAACCATATAGCGAACTCGTAAAATTATCAAGCTCCTATATTTTGATAGAGCAAAAGATACGATTACTCTTTTAGCACGTGTGCTGATCTTATATGTTATGAAACTTAACGCTTCTGTTCTTTGTAATGCTTCCTTTGCGCAGCATTTTTGTTCTTTACCAGAGCGGATCTATGCTAAGGAGTGTTCCTATAGAGTTTCACTATTTCGTGCATcgatcgtatatatatatatatatatatgtatgtatatatatatatatatatatatatatatatatatatatatatatatatatatatatatatatatatatatatatatatatgtatatatatatacatatatatatatatatatatatatatatatatatatatatatatatgtatatatatacatatatatatatatatatatatatatatatatatatatgtatatatatatatatatatgtatatatatatatatatatatatatatatatatatatatatatatatatatatatatatatatatatatatatatatatatatatatacgggctaATATACGAgctaatatatatattatgaagagtctgtcttcggttgccgtaaaataattaggaaaaaggtctACGCTTCTAAAacactgtttatttgtcgacatCAACGTAACATGATAAAATATCGACGGCCGAATGTGCATCTTAGGGATTATTTTCAAATCGAGCATAGAATACGCTCAGTTACTGGTAGTTGAGTTTATGAAGCAGCAAATCGATAATTACGAAGTTAGAAGGTAAAGTATGGTTGCCGGAGATAGCTGCAGTTCGCAATACTTTCTTCTCAAATCCGCTCAATGCTCAAAATTACTGGCTCCATACGTGTACCTATACAATCTAGTTTCCAGCTTTTCTCTTCAGCTAACGTTGAGGGGATGTCACGGAAGACTGCTACATGTCTTTTCTCGGAGGCCTCTATCTTGGCGCAGTAGGCAATATATGGTACGAGGATAACGTTTTGCGAGggagtttcttttttccgcttTGCACATACACTTTGCCGTTTATAGCACTCAGTGCAAGCGATAACCGCAAAGGAATAACAGCCAAGTATAGGTTTGCGGCTAGCTGCAATTACATAGCTTCAGTTCTCTCGTTGTTATCTTATTTTGTTAGCTAAATATTACGCAATTTAAAGCTAGCAGGCCACTGTTACAGTCACTTACAAttgtagaaacaaaaaaaaaaacatcccgtgTTTCCTTACCCTTTAGGGTTGTGATGCGGCGACGTTCTTTGCCAACCCCACATAACTTGCCAACTTATCCTTGCATAAAGTGAGAACGGAACGGCTTTGTCCTGCTTAGGCTTTACAGCTTCCGGAAGCCATAAAGAGTGCGCGCAGCGCTGCTTAACTTCTAGTGCTTCGGCTAACCGAAGTTTGCATTGCTGTCGACAATTCCGCGCAGAGAGAATTTTAAAGCGAGCGGGTTATGTGTAGCAAGCCAACTGCTCCCACTTGGAATgtgcgacttctttttttttttttcttaaagccaTTCGAAATACGCTTCGCTTTATGGAGAGGCTACGAGCGTCGACGGAAAACGAAACAGCGACCTTGTGCTCGCTTGGGTTTATAGCTCAGCAAACGTGACGATACGCAGAATAACAAAGTAATAAAGACGAAAGACGCGCGGTGTCAAGTGAGAACGTCGTGCACGAAAATGAGGCCCTAAATAAGTTTCAGCTTATGCCGCGTACTTGGGTCTTTCTGTAGAACCAATGAACTGAACTGCGTTTTTAATGAGGGACAATAAGAAGGAGCATCACTGAAAGGAGAATTATTTTTTAGAGGGTACCTGTTATGAAAGAAACAGTTTATGCTGCACGCAAGGTGTTGTGCAATCTAATTACGCTTTGCATTATTCTCATAAAGTTGGTTCTCATAATGTTGGAAATATGTTTGCTGATATCTTTCAGCTGCTCCCAGAAAAGGCATGCAACGGAAACTTGGTAAGCCTTCTCGGATTCTTAATTCCATTTGTGGGACTGAATGTGTCGTGAGTGCGAATGAGAATAATCGAAGAGTGTCACATTTACTCATCTGAGGTTGCACAGTGTACTCACAGATGCTTTGAGTGTGTAATACATTTTATCTTACGAATAACTATAACACTGTTGCCAAGAGATTTCCGCGCTGTCATATCATGTTTCGAATTGAGCAGAATGAAATGAATTAAAATTTTGTATACAGAAAGTCTGAATAGAAAAGGCACATAGTTTGTTCCTTTTAGATTAAGTTTTTATTGAGCCAGGTTTATTCTTCTAGAAATGTTACTTTGAACACGCGTGCGTATAATGTTCATAATCTGCAAATACCAGCAGCTGATGTATAATGTTCAGTGCAGAATCAATTGGTGCCGCGTCTAAAACATTAAAGTTTGTTGTAATAATATAACACCTATATGTAAATTGGCGGAGCTCTTGAGTGCTTTTGAATGTTGCATGCTGTCAGGAATAGACACAGATACAATATTTATCTACGGTTTATGCCTTCGGAAATGGCTCACTCATCTCATACACTAAATGTAAACATTGCAATTGGGCGCGTTGTCTTAATGGTCTGTTTAAAATTCAGCAAACCTGTTGTCCTTTGTGACATCAAGGGTGTCGACATTATGACACTAGCGTCCACTCTCGAAACTTCCTTATTTTGATGACAACTACAGCTGCACAAAGCCTCGAACTTTCTCGGCGCGTCGCTCACAATGGTTCTTTTATAAAAGAAACATGACGAATAATACGTAACAACTTTTTTTGAATATCACTGTTTCTGTTAGTAAAGGAAAATGAATACGAGTTCTGCAACTCAAGATTgcacaaatagaaagaaaaatcgTCAatcctgcgcagaacacgcagcgcagtcacagcaacagttcgaagagcggcctttccaaAGCATGTtatactctcttggggcaactaatacaaacactcatgcaaggtacctactacgccctAAACCACCGTAACATTCATTaaatagggaagcacccactatgccattattcgacattctgtggataagcgaggtatccgctgcacacctgtaagtcattatgtgcactttgtttgggctgtggctgatgaccatcaagaattatggccgagTCTTTtacaatgggttggaagcactcaaccacccactcgttgcgcaattcgcattgtgtgacgcctggttggtattttactcttctacgacgctatattacacatgctaACACCATTCCTAGACCGACATgcacctgtatagggtatttttgcgaaggagtttcaagcaccagcttttctctgtggtagaatactcgactgccacgcagagggcccgggttcaaatcccatccgttcctagaatttttttctcatttcactttCTTCTTATTTCTCGGGATAGGgattgcggacaccggcggcggcgcataactacggcgccaaaaccggctcttgttgtgatctcataacagctttcgctatataTAAGGGCCTCGAACACCATCGCTGTCATCAGAGCCACGGCCGAGAGCACAGAACGGCTGCTTACCAATGGCTAGGTAGGTGGGGGATGGGAGCAGAGAATAACAGCCACCGCCGGTGGTATCTGTCGCCCAGGTTGACGCCATTGCTTCATCTTGAAAAGCGAGGTTGAAGGCACGGAACCTTACCGGTGTTGCAAGTGCTGATGcttggttgatgatgatagtcaGTAAGAGCGGCCGACGTTTCTAGAATTTTTTCTCAtttgatttatttttattgcgatagcaa
Proteins encoded:
- the LOC119393620 gene encoding glycine receptor subunit alpha-2, whose translation is MTAGAVSSFLHAMPTSTVSPVLEATRHMTPLSPLRPYLSLLLLLLTTPASLTQRRHGTVGDLDKLDKLLSKYDRRALPTGHMSGPTQVACEIYIRSFGSINPATMDYEVDLYLRQRWHDDRFEMSGISGPLDLNDPKLVQRIWKPEVFFANAKHAEFQYVTVPNVLVRISPSGDILYMLRLKLTFSCMMDLYRYPLDSQVCTIELASFSKTTDELQLHWSKAAPVILYENMKLPQFEIQNVNTSLCNETFHIGEYSCLKAEFNLQRSIGYHLVQSYLPTILIVVISWVSFWLDVEAIPARITLGVTTLLTISSKGAGIQGNLPPVSYVKAIDVWMGACTMFVFAALLEFTFVNYLWRKRPANAKQPPPVVTAVPESKVAVLLPEKACNGNLVPCSPISSGTDVNPSPTDAESIKNKHKVQAKRIDQTCRIAFPMAFLAFSVVYWPYYLL